A stretch of the Poseidonibacter parvus genome encodes the following:
- a CDS encoding zinc ribbon domain-containing protein YjdM has product MEQLPNCPKCNSEYTYEDGSLLICPECAHEWTASADEEDTEFTVKDANGATLRSGDDVTIIKDLKVKGSSSVVKVGTKIKNIRLVESAIDHNIDCKIPGVGALKITPMYVKKS; this is encoded by the coding sequence ATGGAACAACTACCAAATTGCCCAAAATGTAACAGCGAATATACTTATGAAGATGGTTCATTATTAATCTGTCCTGAGTGTGCTCATGAGTGGACTGCAAGCGCAGATGAAGAAGATACAGAATTTACTGTAAAAGATGCAAATGGAGCAACTTTAAGAAGTGGTGATGATGTTACTATTATTAAAGATTTAAAAGTAAAGGGTAGTTCTTCTGTTGTTAAAGTTGGTACTAAAATAAAAAATATTAGATTAGTTGAAAGTGCAATTGACCATAATATTGATTGTAAAATTCCTGGTGTTGGTGCTTTAAAAATAACTCCAATGTATGTAAAGAAATCTTAA
- a CDS encoding GyrI-like domain-containing protein, whose amino-acid sequence MKTTRVKNLMISGLSVTTNNATEFEGESKIQKLWDDYEEKNIYSATHNKANNSSMYGVYNNYTSDLNGDFDVTIGVEVTKAKNAIVITDEKYLVFKKVGELPQVVIDTWTQIWEYFENNSEYKRAYTIDFEHYTKENEIEIYISIEK is encoded by the coding sequence ATGAAAACAACTAGAGTAAAAAACCTGATGATTTCAGGTTTAAGTGTTACTACTAATAATGCTACAGAATTTGAAGGTGAATCTAAAATTCAAAAACTATGGGATGATTACGAAGAAAAAAACATCTACAGTGCAACACATAATAAAGCAAATAATAGCTCGATGTATGGTGTTTACAATAATTATACATCAGATTTAAATGGTGATTTTGATGTAACAATTGGTGTAGAAGTTACTAAAGCTAAAAATGCAATTGTAATTACTGATGAAAAGTACTTAGTATTTAAAAAAGTTGGTGAATTACCACAAGTTGTAATTGATACATGGACACAAATTTGGGAATATTTTGAAAATAATTCTGAATATAAAAGAGCTTATACAATTGATTTTGAGCACTATACAAAAGAAAATGAAATAGAAATATATATTTCTATTGAAAAATAA
- a CDS encoding aspartate/glutamate racemase family protein yields MKTIGLLGGMSWESTALYYKQINEQIKKELGSLHSAKVVIYSVDFDEIEKLQHIGAWDKTAEILSSAAKNIENANADFLLICTNTMHKVVDSIEKNINIPIVHIADATAKVLQKDGIKKIGLLGTAFTMQEDFYKKRISDNFDIEVIVPSLEDIQIVHKIIYEELCLGIVKDDSRKEYLRIIDSLTSKGCEGIILGCTEICMLIKEEHTKTRLYDTTTIHAQQAVSKALN; encoded by the coding sequence ATGAAAACAATTGGATTACTTGGTGGAATGTCTTGGGAAAGTACAGCACTTTACTATAAGCAGATTAATGAACAAATCAAAAAAGAACTAGGTAGTTTACATAGTGCCAAAGTTGTAATCTACAGTGTTGATTTTGATGAAATAGAGAAATTACAACATATTGGTGCTTGGGATAAAACAGCAGAAATTCTTTCAAGTGCTGCAAAAAATATAGAAAATGCCAATGCAGATTTTTTATTAATTTGTACAAATACAATGCATAAAGTTGTGGATTCAATTGAAAAAAATATCAATATTCCAATTGTACACATAGCAGATGCAACTGCAAAAGTACTTCAAAAAGATGGAATTAAAAAAATTGGTCTTCTTGGAACTGCTTTTACTATGCAAGAAGATTTTTATAAAAAAAGAATTTCTGATAACTTTGATATTGAAGTTATTGTTCCTTCTTTAGAAGATATACAAATAGTACATAAAATAATTTATGAAGAGTTGTGTCTTGGAATTGTAAAAGATGATTCAAGAAAAGAATACTTAAGAATTATAGATTCTTTAACTTCAAAAGGTTGTGAGGGAATTATTCTTGGTTGTACAGAAATTTGTATGCTAATTAAAGAAGAACATACAAAGACAAGACTTTATGATACTACAACTATTCATGCACAGCAAGCAGTATCAAAAGCTTTAAATTAA
- a CDS encoding TAXI family TRAP transporter solute-binding subunit produces the protein MNNILTKLIITSLFLTFLSANKDNQKYLIATANSGGTFYPVGVGIATIASLELSKKNKLIFSAITSAGSAENIDMLENGKVNFALLQGLFASMAWQGKATYENKAKKNLRSISMLWQNVEQFTINKDFVKTGNIMDLKNLYGKIFSISGRNSGSRVSAETIMNSLGINFNKMNIKYLGYTPSSIALNDGKIQGMNTPSGPPTAAVTNLFSSIGDDIKVLEFEKKNLKVINNNYPVWNSFIIKAGTYPNQIKDIHTIAQPNLLVVTKETPMQTVYLLTKAIYENLAFLNTVHKATKVMSLQKAIQGLPMPLHPGAVKFYKEKGINIPDFLIPN, from the coding sequence TTGAATAACATTTTAACAAAGCTAATTATAACAAGCTTATTTCTTACATTCCTTAGTGCTAATAAAGATAATCAAAAGTATTTAATAGCAACAGCAAATTCAGGAGGAACTTTTTATCCTGTTGGAGTTGGAATTGCAACTATTGCATCTTTAGAGTTATCCAAAAAAAATAAACTTATCTTTTCTGCCATTACATCTGCAGGATCTGCAGAAAATATAGATATGTTAGAAAATGGAAAGGTTAATTTTGCACTATTACAAGGTCTTTTTGCTTCTATGGCTTGGCAAGGAAAAGCTACATATGAAAACAAAGCAAAGAAAAATCTTAGATCAATTTCAATGTTGTGGCAAAATGTTGAACAGTTTACGATTAATAAAGACTTTGTTAAAACCGGAAATATAATGGACTTAAAAAATCTTTATGGTAAAATTTTTTCTATTAGTGGAAGGAACTCAGGGTCAAGGGTTTCTGCTGAAACGATAATGAATTCATTGGGAATTAATTTTAATAAAATGAATATTAAATATCTAGGATATACTCCAAGTTCTATTGCACTAAATGATGGAAAGATACAAGGTATGAATACACCATCAGGACCTCCTACAGCAGCTGTAACAAATTTATTTAGTTCAATTGGAGATGATATTAAAGTATTGGAATTTGAGAAAAAGAATTTAAAAGTTATTAATAATAATTATCCAGTATGGAATTCATTTATTATTAAAGCAGGAACTTATCCAAATCAAATAAAAGATATTCATACAATTGCACAGCCTAATTTATTAGTTGTAACAAAAGAGACTCCAATGCAGACTGTATATCTTTTAACAAAAGCTATTTATGAGAATTTAGCTTTCTTGAATACTGTTCATAAAGCAACAAAAGTGATGTCTTTACAAAAAGCCATTCAAGGATTACCAATGCCTTTACATCCTGGTGCTGTAAAGTTTTATAAAGAAAAAGGAATTAATATTCCAGATTTTTTGATACCTAATTAA
- a CDS encoding response regulator transcription factor — MSKITKVLLVEDEEDAREILGFYLDTIFDEVQIACDGQEGLDKFLQKKEKEEYFDVIVTDIQMPRKDGMTMIEEIASIEENQKFIIVSAHKDEEFLFRSINLNVMGYFVKPLVVENIMQLLKKVKKSILEKAETIQNKEVEIKQVKINDTFNYDKDKRLLYEADTMVNLSKKETLLLDAMIKRKNEINTIETLKMEVWNNTNISDATLRTAIKRLKDKIAKDDFIVSKKGLGYIIE, encoded by the coding sequence ATGAGTAAAATTACAAAAGTTTTATTAGTAGAAGATGAAGAAGATGCTAGAGAAATACTTGGTTTTTATCTTGATACAATTTTTGATGAAGTACAGATTGCATGTGATGGTCAAGAAGGGCTAGATAAATTTTTACAAAAAAAGGAAAAAGAAGAGTATTTTGATGTGATAGTTACAGATATACAAATGCCAAGAAAAGATGGAATGACTATGATTGAAGAAATAGCAAGTATTGAAGAGAATCAAAAATTTATTATAGTATCTGCGCACAAAGATGAAGAGTTCTTATTTAGATCTATCAATTTAAATGTAATGGGTTATTTTGTTAAACCTTTAGTTGTAGAAAATATTATGCAACTTTTAAAGAAAGTAAAAAAATCTATTTTAGAAAAAGCGGAAACTATACAAAATAAAGAAGTTGAAATAAAACAAGTAAAAATCAATGATACATTTAACTATGATAAAGATAAAAGACTTTTATATGAAGCAGATACAATGGTGAATCTTTCAAAAAAAGAAACATTATTACTAGATGCAATGATTAAAAGAAAAAATGAAATAAATACAATAGAAACATTAAAAATGGAAGTATGGAATAATACTAATATTTCAGATGCTACATTACGAACAGCTATTAAAAGACTTAAAGATAAAATTGCAAAAGATGATTTTATCGTTTCAAAAAAAGGTTTAGGATATATAATTGAATAA
- a CDS encoding PAS domain-containing sensor histidine kinase: MVKKQKSRTYTLEYIEKIFRVIPITFILILSMVSIFVAFIILESKQKRDIDLLQQKELLNNQFYKKEKLANFSNIVKNAVNEELSSVNKVLQEHTYKVIGSLNNGFSNLENDNTIKFLEKYEYENNIKIVLFKKSNLEVLYGDDKVDYLSKLIFGKKNKTYKDIVLQYIYSQGRYNLQEWKNNLTGVLKLSFFDILEKKDGTYYVGAFSRDENIRLITRSIIIDEIDKLNKSNDYNIWFYDLLTKSTYNFENENLYAHVPTLLSKKSNSYKYKVLKHFDENEEMNKDFLNRTLYNSKYKFAISIDYNKNFNLNTTKIKQKYHSFFKTVTIYILIFTLVIIIASLLFSRFTKKILDRYNNELEDKTKSLTHWKNRFELAIIASNDGLWDIDFETNKIYFSNKWLEISGYKRGEIVSFSDWFNLIYKDDKNDVELLFEQIFAGKQNDFMCEYRLKTKNDGFKWILARGRLFIDKDTGHKRMLMMSMDIDKDKRLKKELLDVELLVEDGKIVLFKLFNDENLSVKYISNAIKNYGYSKKLFENREMNFLDLIYKEDINIIKVAMNAALSQNLEDFTFVCRALNASNEIRWISCRTLVLKDHSGNVVNFYGYINDITKIKLSEQDLKIKVEEELSKNREKDRILIQQSKLAAMGEMLGNIAHQWRQPLNNVSLFLQFIKDNYKNGHLKENPNEAMVNKYFDKSFTQIQYMSQTIDDFRNFYKPSKQKEYFSIKSAISSSLEIIKAQLKVEDIELILEIEDKEFLGFENELKQSLLNIFSNAQDAIKQKREKEKFDAFIKIETQLNKDFLEIFIKNNGGKIDEETISRIFEPYFTTKFESQGTGIGLYMTKSIIETNMHGTITVKNIENDSVSFKIKLPLNMEKIR, encoded by the coding sequence ATGGTTAAAAAACAAAAAAGCAGAACTTATACTCTTGAATATATTGAAAAAATATTTAGGGTTATTCCTATTACATTTATTTTAATATTATCAATGGTTTCTATTTTTGTAGCTTTTATTATCTTAGAATCAAAACAAAAAAGAGATATAGATCTTTTACAACAAAAAGAGCTTCTAAATAATCAATTTTATAAAAAAGAAAAACTCGCAAATTTTTCTAATATTGTTAAAAATGCTGTTAATGAAGAGCTTTCATCTGTAAATAAAGTGCTTCAAGAGCATACTTATAAAGTAATAGGAAGTTTGAATAATGGTTTCTCAAATTTAGAAAATGATAATACGATAAAGTTTTTAGAAAAATATGAATATGAAAATAATATAAAAATAGTACTTTTTAAGAAGTCAAACTTAGAAGTACTCTATGGGGATGATAAAGTAGATTACTTGTCAAAACTTATTTTTGGAAAGAAGAATAAAACTTATAAAGACATAGTTTTACAATATATCTATTCACAAGGACGGTATAACCTTCAAGAGTGGAAAAACAATTTAACAGGAGTTCTAAAACTTAGTTTTTTTGATATTCTAGAAAAAAAAGATGGAACATATTATGTGGGAGCTTTTTCAAGAGATGAAAATATAAGATTGATCACTAGAAGTATCATTATTGATGAGATTGATAAGTTAAATAAAAGTAATGATTATAATATTTGGTTTTATGATTTACTTACTAAAAGTACTTATAATTTTGAAAATGAAAACTTATATGCACATGTACCTACACTTTTATCTAAAAAAAGCAATAGTTATAAATACAAAGTCTTAAAACATTTTGATGAAAATGAAGAAATGAATAAAGACTTTTTAAATAGAACTTTATATAACTCAAAATATAAATTTGCAATATCTATTGATTATAATAAAAATTTCAATTTAAATACAACAAAAATAAAACAAAAATATCACTCTTTTTTTAAAACTGTTACAATATATATACTTATTTTTACACTTGTGATTATTATTGCATCTTTACTTTTTTCAAGGTTTACAAAAAAAATTTTAGATAGGTACAACAATGAACTTGAAGATAAAACAAAATCCTTGACTCACTGGAAAAATAGATTTGAACTTGCAATTATTGCCTCAAATGATGGTCTTTGGGATATTGACTTTGAGACTAATAAAATTTATTTTTCAAATAAATGGCTTGAAATATCAGGTTATAAAAGAGGTGAAATAGTTTCTTTCTCTGATTGGTTTAATCTAATATACAAAGATGATAAAAATGATGTAGAATTACTATTTGAACAAATTTTTGCAGGTAAACAAAACGATTTTATGTGTGAGTATAGACTTAAAACAAAAAATGATGGTTTTAAATGGATACTAGCACGTGGACGTCTTTTTATTGATAAAGATACAGGTCATAAAAGAATGCTTATGATGTCAATGGATATAGATAAAGATAAACGTCTAAAAAAAGAGCTTCTTGATGTAGAACTTCTTGTTGAAGATGGTAAAATAGTTTTATTTAAACTATTTAATGATGAAAACCTAAGCGTGAAATATATCTCAAATGCTATTAAAAATTATGGTTATTCGAAAAAACTTTTTGAAAACAGAGAAATGAACTTTTTAGATCTGATTTATAAAGAAGACATAAATATTATAAAAGTTGCAATGAATGCAGCGTTAAGTCAAAACTTGGAAGATTTTACTTTTGTATGTAGAGCATTAAATGCATCAAATGAAATAAGATGGATTTCTTGTAGAACTTTAGTATTAAAAGATCATTCTGGAAATGTTGTTAATTTTTATGGATATATAAATGATATTACAAAAATAAAATTAAGTGAACAAGACTTAAAAATAAAAGTAGAAGAAGAACTTTCTAAAAATAGAGAAAAAGATAGGATATTAATCCAACAGAGTAAACTAGCAGCAATGGGTGAGATGCTTGGAAATATTGCGCATCAATGGAGACAACCTTTAAATAATGTTTCACTATTTTTGCAGTTTATTAAAGATAATTATAAAAATGGACATTTAAAAGAAAACCCAAATGAGGCAATGGTAAATAAATATTTTGATAAATCCTTTACTCAAATACAATATATGTCTCAAACTATTGATGACTTTAGAAATTTTTATAAACCATCTAAGCAAAAAGAATATTTTAGTATTAAGTCTGCAATTTCATCAAGTTTAGAGATAATCAAGGCACAACTAAAAGTTGAAGATATTGAATTAATCTTAGAAATAGAAGATAAAGAGTTTCTAGGCTTTGAAAATGAATTAAAACAGTCTTTACTAAACATATTTAGTAATGCCCAAGATGCTATAAAACAAAAAAGAGAAAAAGAAAAGTTTGATGCATTCATAAAAATTGAAACACAATTGAATAAGGATTTCTTAGAGATTTTTATAAAGAACAATGGTGGGAAAATAGATGAAGAAACAATTTCAAGAATTTTTGAACCCTACTTTACAACAAAATTCGAATCACAAGGTACTGGAATTGGTCTTTATATGACAAAATCAATTATTGAAACAAATATGCATGGAACTATTACAGTTAAAAATATAGAAAATGATAGTGTGAGTTTTAAAATAAAATTACCACTTAATATGGAGAAGATAAGATGA
- a CDS encoding C4-dicarboxylate TRAP transporter substrate-binding protein, with product MKKLTSIVAMSTLLAVAAQAQTTWNVSLWGKQRAFTENVEKLAQLVEQKTNGDFKLNISYGGLSKSKENLDGISIGAFEMAQFCSFYHKGKNPTITVTELPFSKDVTLAQVAKISQEVYKHPTVVKDLARWNATLLMPTPLPQYNIVSKSDDLNSLEDFKGLRVRGPGGIMGVLGKLGAIKTGVPFSEVRQAMNSGVIDGASFAPHAHLATKSYKVGNWATTNLNLGSANCPVVVNTEALDSLSKKNKEALLGSVDEALEYYVANYEKTTKKYEAELAESGLKLVTFTPEQTAKLSELSQSVNSEWIKQYSKKFKSQELFDYTKNLFNK from the coding sequence ATGAAAAAATTAACATCAATTGTAGCTATGAGTACATTATTAGCTGTTGCTGCTCAGGCACAAACTACGTGGAATGTTTCACTATGGGGTAAACAAAGAGCATTTACGGAAAATGTTGAAAAATTAGCGCAGCTTGTTGAGCAAAAAACAAATGGTGACTTTAAACTTAACATTTCTTATGGTGGATTATCAAAATCAAAAGAAAATCTTGATGGTATATCAATTGGTGCTTTTGAAATGGCACAATTTTGTTCTTTCTATCATAAAGGTAAGAACCCAACTATTACAGTTACAGAATTACCATTTTCAAAAGATGTAACATTAGCGCAGGTTGCAAAAATTTCTCAAGAAGTTTATAAACATCCAACAGTTGTAAAAGATTTAGCAAGATGGAATGCAACACTTTTAATGCCAACACCACTTCCTCAATATAATATTGTTTCAAAATCTGATGATTTAAATTCATTAGAAGACTTTAAAGGATTAAGAGTTAGAGGTCCAGGTGGAATTATGGGAGTATTAGGAAAGTTAGGTGCTATTAAAACAGGTGTTCCTTTTTCTGAAGTAAGACAAGCAATGAACTCAGGAGTTATTGATGGAGCATCTTTTGCACCTCATGCTCACCTTGCTACAAAATCGTATAAAGTAGGAAACTGGGCAACTACAAACTTAAACCTTGGTTCTGCAAACTGTCCTGTTGTTGTAAATACTGAAGCTTTAGATTCATTATCTAAGAAAAACAAAGAAGCACTTTTAGGTTCAGTTGATGAAGCATTAGAATATTATGTTGCGAACTATGAAAAAACAACTAAAAAATATGAAGCTGAATTAGCTGAGTCTGGTCTAAAACTAGTTACATTTACACCAGAGCAAACAGCAAAATTAAGTGAATTATCTCAATCTGTAAATTCAGAGTGGATAAAACAGTATTCAAAAAAATTCAAGTCTCAAGAATTATTTGACTATACAAAAAACTTATTTAACAAGTAA
- a CDS encoding TRAP transporter small permease subunit: MSLDSKIKTDQSTLSKVDQFFLKIESFMSFLGGVVIFLIVMISTVNILGRWLFSMPVNGYIDWIEQFMAFFAFLGIAYTQREGGHIRMDMLVSKLKGRFFYVTELFTTTIILFLTLVLIYGSSLHFLRAYNLGDTSLDIDLPTWPAKLVVPVALTFLALRLIIQIWAYIRAIKNNDHDPVAVPKVENAAEAVESDNKSYGVK, encoded by the coding sequence ATGTCTTTAGACTCAAAAATAAAAACTGATCAATCAACTTTAAGTAAGGTTGATCAGTTCTTTCTAAAAATAGAAAGTTTTATGAGCTTTTTAGGTGGTGTTGTTATTTTTTTAATTGTAATGATTTCAACTGTTAATATCTTAGGTCGATGGTTGTTTTCTATGCCTGTTAATGGATATATTGACTGGATAGAACAATTTATGGCTTTTTTTGCTTTTTTAGGTATTGCTTATACTCAAAGAGAAGGTGGTCATATTCGTATGGATATGCTAGTTTCGAAATTAAAAGGTAGATTTTTTTATGTTACTGAATTATTTACAACTACAATTATTCTTTTTTTAACATTAGTTTTAATATATGGTTCATCTTTACACTTTTTAAGAGCTTACAACCTTGGAGATACATCTTTAGATATTGATCTTCCAACTTGGCCTGCAAAACTTGTAGTTCCCGTTGCTTTAACATTTTTAGCACTTAGGCTTATAATTCAAATATGGGCATATATTAGAGCTATTAAAAATAATGATCATGACCCTGTTGCAGTTCCTAAAGTAGAAAATGCAGCCGAAGCGGTTGAATCTGATAATAAATCGTATGGAGTAAAATAA
- a CDS encoding TRAP transporter large permease, translating into MDIISIMAGMDKLDIGLVMTGFMLFMVIIGMRVAFAAGISGFLGLVWIFAAKLGFEKGFIVAVKMAGTIPHSKVSSLALSLIPAFILIGFLAYHTGLTKALFEAAKRWVGWLPGGMGVATVFSAAGFAAVSGASLATSAVFAKIAVPEMLKLGYNKRFAAGVVAASGTLASLIPPSAILVIYAIIVEQDVGALLMAGFLPGVTSALIYAGLVIFLAMSNKNFGPPVTGYTWKERFASIPETLPVFSVIAIIIICIYGGIGTPTEAGSLGVFIIFMMAVYKGMKLGDFKKVLIETSKLTVMIFSIIWGVLIYVRFLGFAELPDAFSSWIVTLEQSPMITLLAILCVYAILGMFMDAIGMLLLTLPIAYPAVMALNGGESVAAADSAFGLSGPACAIWFGIIVVKMAELCLITPPIGLNCFVVASVRPECSVQDVYRGTTPFFIADVITIAVLIAVPSIVLWLPKMVGLL; encoded by the coding sequence ATGGATATTATTTCAATAATGGCTGGTATGGATAAACTTGATATTGGCCTTGTAATGACTGGTTTTATGCTCTTTATGGTAATTATTGGTATGAGAGTTGCTTTTGCAGCAGGTATTTCTGGTTTTCTTGGCCTTGTTTGGATATTCGCTGCAAAATTAGGTTTTGAGAAAGGTTTTATAGTAGCTGTTAAAATGGCTGGTACTATTCCTCATTCAAAAGTATCATCATTAGCACTTTCACTAATCCCAGCTTTTATATTAATAGGTTTTTTAGCTTATCATACGGGATTAACAAAAGCTTTATTTGAAGCAGCAAAAAGATGGGTAGGGTGGCTTCCTGGTGGTATGGGTGTTGCAACAGTATTTTCAGCAGCTGGATTTGCCGCAGTTTCTGGAGCCTCGTTAGCAACATCAGCAGTATTTGCAAAAATTGCAGTACCTGAAATGTTAAAACTTGGATATAACAAAAGATTTGCAGCAGGTGTAGTTGCTGCTAGTGGAACACTTGCTTCACTTATTCCTCCTTCTGCTATTTTAGTTATATATGCAATTATAGTAGAACAAGATGTTGGAGCATTATTAATGGCAGGGTTTTTACCAGGAGTTACTTCTGCACTTATTTATGCTGGACTTGTTATTTTTCTTGCAATGAGTAATAAAAACTTTGGACCACCAGTTACAGGATATACATGGAAAGAAAGATTTGCATCAATTCCTGAAACACTTCCTGTTTTTTCTGTTATTGCAATTATTATAATTTGTATTTATGGTGGAATTGGAACTCCAACTGAAGCTGGGTCTTTAGGTGTATTTATTATCTTTATGATGGCTGTATACAAAGGAATGAAATTAGGAGACTTTAAAAAAGTTTTAATTGAAACATCAAAACTAACTGTTATGATCTTTAGTATAATCTGGGGTGTTTTAATTTATGTGAGATTTTTAGGTTTTGCAGAACTTCCTGATGCATTTTCTTCTTGGATTGTTACGCTTGAGCAAAGTCCAATGATTACTTTATTAGCAATACTTTGTGTATATGCAATTTTAGGTATGTTTATGGATGCAATTGGAATGTTACTTTTAACGCTACCAATAGCTTATCCTGCAGTAATGGCACTAAATGGTGGTGAATCTGTAGCTGCAGCTGATAGTGCTTTTGGATTATCTGGTCCAGCTTGTGCTATTTGGTTTGGTATTATTGTTGTTAAGATGGCGGAACTATGTCTTATAACCCCACCTATAGGACTTAACTGTTTTGTTGTTGCAAGTGTTAGACCTGAGTGTTCAGTTCAAGATGTATATAGAGGAACTACACCATTTTTTATTGCAGATGTAATTACAATTGCAGTTTTAATTGCTGTACCTTCGATTGTACTATGGCTTCCAAAAATGGTTGGACTTTTATAG
- a CDS encoding thioredoxin fold domain-containing protein, with amino-acid sequence MIQTTKKLLLAAAITTSLNAAGELSKNEIKQIENLELFKRAQISVTKAYDMGNLYALKINVQGNNDEVFLTKDKKSLITGEVIDTNSGAKISAPADLTGVRGKEAFVYGSGTDEYFLFTDPECPYCKKFESYLSQVEKNVKIRVFYYPLEMHRNAKDMSIYIMSKKTKAEKIEAMLDLDVTSDAYKNRKYSDAELAKLEAQLAEQMQIATKLSVQGTPAVFDKDGKSVAWPNMLQKYGVNVQ; translated from the coding sequence ATGATACAAACAACAAAGAAATTATTATTAGCTGCAGCTATTACTACAAGCTTAAATGCAGCTGGTGAATTATCTAAAAATGAAATAAAACAAATAGAAAATTTAGAATTATTTAAAAGAGCACAAATAAGTGTTACAAAAGCTTATGATATGGGAAACTTATATGCTTTAAAAATTAATGTTCAAGGTAATAATGATGAAGTTTTTTTAACAAAAGACAAAAAAAGTTTAATTACAGGTGAAGTTATTGATACTAATTCAGGAGCTAAAATATCTGCACCTGCAGATTTAACAGGAGTTAGAGGAAAAGAAGCGTTTGTTTATGGAAGTGGTACAGATGAATATTTCTTATTCACAGATCCAGAATGTCCATACTGTAAGAAGTTTGAATCATATTTATCACAAGTTGAAAAAAATGTAAAAATTAGAGTTTTCTATTATCCATTAGAAATGCATAGAAATGCAAAAGATATGTCTATTTATATCATGAGTAAAAAAACAAAAGCTGAAAAAATTGAAGCTATGTTAGATTTAGATGTAACTAGTGACGCTTATAAAAATAGAAAGTATTCAGATGCTGAATTAGCAAAATTAGAAGCACAATTAGCAGAACAAATGCAAATAGCTACAAAATTAAGCGTTCAAGGAACACCTGCTGTATTTGATAAAGATGGGAAAAGCGTTGCTTGGCCTAATATGCTTCAAAAGTATGGTGTAAACGTACAATAA
- a CDS encoding AEC family transporter, with the protein MENFALIALAITIGYVLQKLNIFPTETPNILNKFIIYISLPAIILLQVPKLNFSLDILIPAVIAWIVMLLSALLVLGISKALNWSKEITGSLLLVAILTNSSIMGIPIINAYIGEEALPFVLIYDQLGTFLALAVYGAFITAYYSSNSNLSFKLIIVKIITFPSFLALLVALLFLGQTFPPIISNILATFANTLIPVALVAVGLQLQFRLPRDDIKPLSIALIIKLIIAPIIAYLTIVLFGWNNLAGQVSIFEAGMAPMITAGAMASMAGLAPRLSVAIVGYGILISFITTGIIFKLIM; encoded by the coding sequence ATGGAAAATTTTGCTTTAATTGCTCTTGCAATCACTATTGGATATGTATTACAAAAATTAAATATCTTTCCTACAGAAACACCTAATATCTTAAATAAATTTATCATTTATATTTCACTACCTGCAATAATTTTATTACAAGTTCCTAAATTAAACTTTTCATTAGATATCTTAATACCAGCAGTTATTGCATGGATTGTTATGCTTTTATCAGCCTTATTAGTACTTGGTATTTCAAAAGCTTTAAACTGGAGTAAAGAAATAACAGGAAGTTTACTATTAGTTGCTATTTTAACAAATAGTTCAATAATGGGAATTCCTATAATAAACGCATATATAGGTGAAGAAGCACTTCCTTTTGTACTTATATATGACCAATTGGGTACTTTTTTGGCACTTGCTGTTTATGGAGCTTTTATTACTGCGTACTATTCATCAAATTCTAATTTGAGTTTTAAATTAATTATTGTAAAAATCATTACTTTTCCATCATTTTTAGCACTTTTAGTTGCTCTACTTTTTTTAGGTCAAACATTTCCGCCAATTATTTCAAACATACTTGCTACATTTGCTAATACTTTAATTCCAGTTGCACTTGTAGCTGTTGGTTTACAATTACAATTTAGACTACCTAGGGATGATATAAAACCTTTGAGTATTGCTCTTATTATTAAACTAATCATTGCTCCTATTATTGCTTATTTAACTATTGTTTTATTTGGTTGGAATAATTTAGCAGGTCAAGTATCAATATTTGAAGCAGGAATGGCTCCAATGATAACTGCAGGAGCAATGGCTTCAATGGCTGGATTAGCCCCAAGATTAAGTGTTGCAATTGTTGGTTATGGAATATTGATTTCTTTCATAACTACGGGAATTATTTTCAAATTAATCATGTAA